One Drosophila virilis strain 15010-1051.87 chromosome 5, Dvir_AGI_RSII-ME, whole genome shotgun sequence DNA window includes the following coding sequences:
- the Fmo-1 gene encoding senecionine N-oxygenase isoform X2 gives MEFYYFDKILIANGHYHTPNYIQITNANLFRGQYLHSHDYRNNDLFHGKTVLVIGGGPSALDLSNIISKAAKQVVLSHHLNGISSSIFFKNVVTKPDVKEFTENGAYFMDGSYTEFDIVFFCTGYKYSFPFLSVTSGIYVEDNCVQMLYKQCINIRNPTMAFIGLPFYVCAAQMMDLQARFVLSYFFGTNKLLSSTEMTADTLQNMQKLWERGYKKRQAHMLGIDQMQYFNELAETAKIGNIKPVMAKLHCESSNCFNENLIYFRDDIFKIIDSETFIKLN, from the exons ATGGAATTTTATTACTTTGACAAAATACTCATTGCAAATGGACACTATCATACAccaaattatatacaaattacgAATGCAAATCTATTTAGAGGtcaatatttgcacagccaTGATTACAGAAACAACGATCTCTTTCAtg GAAAGACTGTATTGGTAATTGGAGGAGGACCAAGTGCCTTGGACTTATCAAATATAATATCAAAGGCAGCAAAACAAGTCGTACTAAGCCATCATTTAAATGGtatttcaagttcaattttttttaaaaatgttgtcacCAAACCAGATGTTAAGGAGTTTACTGAAAATGGAGCATATTTTATGGATGGATCTTACACAGAATTTGATATAGTATTTTTCTGTACTGGATACAAGTACTCCTTCCCGTTTCTCAGTGTTACTTCTGGTATATACGTCGAAGACAACTGTGTCCAAATGCTTTACAAACAGTGCATCAATATACGAAATCCAACAATGGCATTTATTGGACTACCGTTCTACGTATGCGCCGCTCAAATGATGGATTTACAAGCACGGTTTGTTTTAAGTTACTTTTTTggaacaaacaaattgttatcAAGCACAGAAATGACAGCAGATACACTacaaaacatgcaaaaactcTGGGAAAGGGGTTACAAAAAGCGACAAGCTCATATGCTGGGGATCGATCAG aTGCAGTATTTCAATGAATTAGCCGAGACGGCGAAGATTGGAAACATCAAACCTGTTATGGCAAAACTACATTGTGAAAGCAGTAACtgttttaatgaaaatttgatttactTTCGTGATGACATTTTTAAGATTATTGACAgtgaaacatttataaaattgaattga
- the Fmo-1 gene encoding senecionine N-oxygenase isoform X1, whose translation MSLCIIGAGTAGLCCARRAVELNQTPTVFELSNQVGGTWVYDKNTGTVDGIDVHSSMYANLRTNLPKEIMGYPDFEIGAKKESYISSEDICAFLNLYADHFQLRKHIKFNSYVIRVLKKREKWQVLVKNLLTNNMEFYYFDKILIANGHYHTPNYIQITNANLFRGQYLHSHDYRNNDLFHGKTVLVIGGGPSALDLSNIISKAAKQVVLSHHLNGISSSIFFKNVVTKPDVKEFTENGAYFMDGSYTEFDIVFFCTGYKYSFPFLSVTSGIYVEDNCVQMLYKQCINIRNPTMAFIGLPFYVCAAQMMDLQARFVLSYFFGTNKLLSSTEMTADTLQNMQKLWERGYKKRQAHMLGIDQMQYFNELAETAKIGNIKPVMAKLHCESSNCFNENLIYFRDDIFKIIDSETFIKLN comes from the exons ATGAGCTTGTGTATAATTGGTGCCGGCACTGCAGGACTTTGTTGTGCTCGACGTGCAGTTGAGCTCAATCAAACTCCTACAGTATTTGAACTTTCGAATCAAGTTGGAGGAACATGGGTTTATGACAAAAATACTGGAACAGTTGACGGCATCGATGTGCACAGCAGTATGTATGCAAATTTGCG CACAAATTTACCCAAGGAGATCATGGGATACCCAGACTTTGAAATCGGTGCCaagaaagaatcttatatctcATCTGAAGACATTTGTGCCTTTCTAAATCTGTACGCTGATCATTTCCAATTGAgaaaacacataaaatttaattcataCGTGATACgggttttaaaaaaaagagagaagtGGCAa GTACTTGTGAAGAATTTATTGACAAATAATATGGAATTTTATTACTTTGACAAAATACTCATTGCAAATGGACACTATCATACAccaaattatatacaaattacgAATGCAAATCTATTTAGAGGtcaatatttgcacagccaTGATTACAGAAACAACGATCTCTTTCAtg GAAAGACTGTATTGGTAATTGGAGGAGGACCAAGTGCCTTGGACTTATCAAATATAATATCAAAGGCAGCAAAACAAGTCGTACTAAGCCATCATTTAAATGGtatttcaagttcaattttttttaaaaatgttgtcacCAAACCAGATGTTAAGGAGTTTACTGAAAATGGAGCATATTTTATGGATGGATCTTACACAGAATTTGATATAGTATTTTTCTGTACTGGATACAAGTACTCCTTCCCGTTTCTCAGTGTTACTTCTGGTATATACGTCGAAGACAACTGTGTCCAAATGCTTTACAAACAGTGCATCAATATACGAAATCCAACAATGGCATTTATTGGACTACCGTTCTACGTATGCGCCGCTCAAATGATGGATTTACAAGCACGGTTTGTTTTAAGTTACTTTTTTggaacaaacaaattgttatcAAGCACAGAAATGACAGCAGATACACTacaaaacatgcaaaaactcTGGGAAAGGGGTTACAAAAAGCGACAAGCTCATATGCTGGGGATCGATCAG aTGCAGTATTTCAATGAATTAGCCGAGACGGCGAAGATTGGAAACATCAAACCTGTTATGGCAAAACTACATTGTGAAAGCAGTAACtgttttaatgaaaatttgatttactTTCGTGATGACATTTTTAAGATTATTGACAgtgaaacatttataaaattgaattga
- the LOC6625544 gene encoding uncharacterized protein isoform X1, with product MKFAACIFVKVCQIIATVAATCLKKLSDKYSERLLTINNKRLTEWMLLNTISLTKETDELSVLTFMGYTFISTILLLSRIKEKDSNYHITEIILLSFGILFFTIQGLLIFGVLEQLPDDILSYGYSLGAVSFICAILFAIDLFFFRRMAVSKNVLSQTDLEYIDEKTFKKVDIKINTIEMDRSNKCCLSDATKTGKKLKYLRTDL from the exons ATGAAATTCGCTGCTTGTATATTTGTTAAAGTTTGCCAAATT ATTGCAACTGTGGCAGCAACCTGTTTAAAAAAGTTATCTGATAAATACTCTGAGCGCCTGTTaacaatcaacaacaaaagattAACGGAATGGATGCTTTTGAATACAATTTCATTGACAAAGGAAACCGATGAATTAAGTGTCCTCACTTTTATGGGATATACATTTATATCAACTATTTTATTGCTATCGAG GATCAAAGAAAAGGATTCGAATTATCACATAACTGAGATTATTTTATTGAGCTTTGGAATATTGTTCTTCACCATACAAG GACTATTAATATTTGGTGTTCTGGAACAGTTGCCGGATGATATCTTATCTTATGGTTATTCCCTCGGAGCTGTGTCGTTTATATGTGCGATTCTTTTTGCCATAGATCTATTTTTTTTCCGGCGCATGGCGGTTTCTAAAAATGTGCTTTCTCAAACCGATTTGGAATATATAGATGagaaaacttttaaaaaagtagacattaaaataaatacaattgaaaTGGATCGATCTAATAAGTGTTGCTTGTCGGACGCGacaaaaactggcaaaaaaCTCAAATACCTACGAACTGATTTATGA
- the LOC6625544 gene encoding uncharacterized protein isoform X2 — translation MLSLTNAPNQQEIATVAATCLKKLSDKYSERLLTINNKRLTEWMLLNTISLTKETDELSVLTFMGYTFISTILLLSRIKEKDSNYHITEIILLSFGILFFTIQGLLIFGVLEQLPDDILSYGYSLGAVSFICAILFAIDLFFFRRMAVSKNVLSQTDLEYIDEKTFKKVDIKINTIEMDRSNKCCLSDATKTGKKLKYLRTDL, via the exons ATGCTCAGTCTCACAAATGCGCCTAATCAACAGGAA ATTGCAACTGTGGCAGCAACCTGTTTAAAAAAGTTATCTGATAAATACTCTGAGCGCCTGTTaacaatcaacaacaaaagattAACGGAATGGATGCTTTTGAATACAATTTCATTGACAAAGGAAACCGATGAATTAAGTGTCCTCACTTTTATGGGATATACATTTATATCAACTATTTTATTGCTATCGAG GATCAAAGAAAAGGATTCGAATTATCACATAACTGAGATTATTTTATTGAGCTTTGGAATATTGTTCTTCACCATACAAG GACTATTAATATTTGGTGTTCTGGAACAGTTGCCGGATGATATCTTATCTTATGGTTATTCCCTCGGAGCTGTGTCGTTTATATGTGCGATTCTTTTTGCCATAGATCTATTTTTTTTCCGGCGCATGGCGGTTTCTAAAAATGTGCTTTCTCAAACCGATTTGGAATATATAGATGagaaaacttttaaaaaagtagacattaaaataaatacaattgaaaTGGATCGATCTAATAAGTGTTGCTTGTCGGACGCGacaaaaactggcaaaaaaCTCAAATACCTACGAACTGATTTATGA